A single genomic interval of Zingiber officinale cultivar Zhangliang chromosome 4A, Zo_v1.1, whole genome shotgun sequence harbors:
- the LOC121969797 gene encoding chloride channel protein CLC-a-like: MLSSAVPIVEPSPMEGYSSAFLEKEAAAQAEFEGDEGGEHDPESNSLRNPLLKRTPTLTSSQYAVVGAKVSHIESLDYEINENDLFKHDWRSRSSGEVLQYIFLKWTLAFLVGLLTGVIASLINLAIENIAGIKILYLARFVKDKRYVTGFVYLTGVNLALTMVAASLCVVFAPTAAGPGIPEIKAYLNGVDTPNMFGASTLFVKIIGSIGSVSAGLDLGKEGPLVHIGSCIASLLSQGGSESDDYRLKRKWLRFFNNDRDRRDLITCGASSGVCAAFRSPVGGVLFSLEEVATWWRSALLWRTFFSTAVVVVVLRGFIEYCNSGRCGLFGRGGLILFDVSDVKVSYHVNDLLLVALVGVLGGLLGSAYNFVLHKVLILYGRINERGRMAKLVLSLSVSLFTSICLYGLPFLAPCTPCDGSAEVVCPTPEGSGNFKQFNCPSGHYNDLASLLYATNDDAVRNIFSSSTPSEFRLLSLLIFFALYCVLGLVTFGIAVPSGLFLPIILMGSAYGRLLALALQSYIHIDHGLYAVLGAAALMSGSMRMTVSLCVIFLELTNNLLLLPITMFVLLIAKTVGDSINPSIYEIILDLKGLPFLEASKDPWMRNLTVAELAAAKPAVVSLESVEKVARIVEVLKHTGHNGFPVVNWPEGSAELHGLVLRSHLVAVLRKKWFLKERRRSAEWEVRERFTSVDLAKKGVTLEQVAISEEELEMYVDLHPFTNTTPYTVVESMSVAKALVLFRQVGLRHLLIIPKYQGAGISPIVGILTRQDLRAHNILAAFPHLANKKHK; encoded by the exons ATGCTCAGCTCTGCCGTGCCCATTGTTGAACCCTCGCCGATGGAAGGCTACTCGAGTGCTTTCCTTGAGAAAGAAGCAGCAGCTCAAGCGGAGTTTGAAGGAGACGAAGGAGGCGAGCATGATCCCGAGAGCAACTCTCTGCGGAATCCCCTGCTCAAGAGAACCCCGACGCTCACCTCCAGCCAGTACGCGGTGGTCGGAGCTAAGGTGTCGCACATTGAGAGCTTGGACTACGA GATCAATGAGAATGATCTGTTCAAGCATGACTGGAGGAGCAGATCCAGCGGCGAGGTGTTGCAGTACATCTTCTTAAAGtggacgctcgccttcctcgtCGGCCTCCTCACGGGAGTCATTGCGTCTCTCATCAACCTCGCCATCGAGAACATAGCAGGCATCAAGATCCTCTACTTGGCTCGGTTTGTGAAGGACAAAAG GTACGTGACTGGCTTCGTCTATTTGACAGGGGTAAATCTTGCTCTGACGATGGTCGCTGCATCTCTGTGCGTGGTGTTTGCTCCCACCGCTGCAGGTCCAGGAATACCGGAGATCAAAGCTTATCTCAACGGAGTCGATACCCCCAATATGTTTGGGGCTTCCACGCTATTTGTCAAG ATCATCGGCAGCATTGGATCAGTGTCTGCGGGGCTGGATCTGGGGAAAGAAGGGCCTCTGGTGCACATCGGAAGCTGCATTGCGTCCCTGCTCAGCCAAGGCGGATCCGAGTCCGACGACTATCGGCTCAAGCGCAAGTGGCTCCGTTTCTTCAATAACGACCGGGACCGAAGGGATCTGATCACCTGCGGGGCCTCCTCTGGCGTCTGCGCCGCCTTCCGCTCTCCGGTGGGGGGCGTCCTCTTCTCCCTAGAGGAGGTGGCCACGTGGTGGAGGAGCGCCCTGCTGTGGCGGACCTTCTTCAGCACGGCCGTGGTGGTGGTGGTGCTCCGGGGGTTCATCGAGTACTGCAACTCTGGGCGGTGCGGGCTGTTCGGCCGCGGCGGCCTCATCCTCTTCGATGTCAGCGATGTCAAGGTGTCGTACCATGTCAACGACCTGCTTCTGGTGGCGCTTGTGGGTGTCCTGGGGGGATTGCTGGGGAGTGCCTACAATTTTGTCCTCCACAAAGTTCTGATTCTTTACGGCCGGATCAACGA GAGAGGGAGAATGGCGAAGCTGGTGCTGAGTCTCAGCGTCTCGCTCTTCACCTCCATCTGCCTCTACGGCCTGCCGTTCTTGGCGCCGTGCACGCCCTGCGACGGCTCGGCGGAGGTAGTGTGCCCGACGCCGGAGGGCAGCGGCAACTTCAAGCAATTCAATTGCCCCAGCGGGCACTACAACGACCTGGCCAGCCTCCTCTACGCCACCAACGACGACGCCGTCCGCAACATCTTCTCCTCCTCCACCCCTTCCGAGTTCCGCTTGCTctctctcctcatcttcttcgCGCTCTACTGCGTCCTCGGCCTCGTCACCTTCGGCATCGCCGTCCCCTCCGGCCTCTTCCTTCCCATCATCCTCATGGGCTCCGCCTACGGCCGCCTGCTAGCCCTCGCCCTCCAAAGCTACATCCACATCGATCACGGCCTCTATGCCGTGCTCGGCGCCGCCGCCCTCATGTCCGGCTCCATGCGGATGACCGTCTCCCTCTGCGTCATCTTCCTCGAGCTCACCAacaacctcctcctcctccccatCACCATGTTCGTGCTCCTCATCGCCAAGACCGTGGGCGACTCCATTAACCCCAGCATATACGAGATCATCCTCGACCTCAAGGGGCTGCCGTTCCTGGAAGCGTCCAAGGACCCGTGGATGAGGAATTTGACCGTGGCCGAGCTCGCGGCGGCCAAGCCCGCCGTCGTCAGCCTCGAAAGCGTCGAGAAGGTTGCCCGGATCGTCGAGGTGTTAAAGCACACCGGACACAATGGCTTCCCCGTGGTGAACTGGCCCGAGGGTTCGGCGGAGCTGCACGGGCTGGTGCTGAGGTCGCACCTGGTGGCGGTGCTAAGGAAGAAATGGTTCCTGAAGGAGAGGAGACGGAGCGCGGAGTGGGAGGTGAGGGAGAGGTTTACGTCCGTGGACCTGGCGAAGAAGGGGGTGACGTTGGAGCAGGTGGCCATCAGCGAGGAGGAGCTGGAAATGTACGTGGACCTCCATCCTTTCACCAACACCACGCCCTACACAGTGGTGGAGAGCATGTCCGTGGCCAAGGCGCTCGTGCTCTTCCGCCAGGTGGGCTTGCGCCATTTACTGATAATTCCCAAGTACCAGGGAGCTGGG ATTTCTCCCATCGTAGGAATCCTGACAAGGCAGGATCTCAGAGCCCACAACATTCTGGCTGCTTTCCCGCATTTAGCGAACAAAAAACACAAATGA